From Solanum lycopersicum chromosome 8, SLM_r2.1, the proteins below share one genomic window:
- the THOX2 gene encoding homeobox 2 protein — MQQEEGGLGLMGSSNTSGLGGGDISSMMISSEDHHNRNLNHYNQLKSEIATHPLYEQLLSAHVACLRVATPIDQLPLIDAQLTQSHNLLRSYASSQQQQQQHSLSHHERQELDNFLAQYLLVLCSFKEQLQQHVRVHAVEAVMACREIEQNLQLLTGATLGEGTGATMSDDEDELQMDFSLDVSGGDAHDLMGMGFGLPTESERSLMERVRQELKIELKQGFRSRIEDVREEILRKRRAGKLPGDTTTVLKNWWQQHSKWPYPTEDDKAKLVEETGLQLKQINNWFINQRKRNWHSNSQSVTSLKSKRKR; from the exons ATGCAACAAGAAGAAGGAGGATTAGGGCTAATGGGTTCAAGTAATACGAGTGGTTTAGGTGGCGGTGATATTTCATCTATGATGATTTCTTCTGAGGATCATCATAATCGAAATTTGAATCATTACAATCAATTGAAAAGTGAAATTGCTACACATCCTTTGTATGAACAGCTACTTTCAGCACATGTAGCGTGTCTTCGAGTAGCTACGCCGATCGATCAGTTGCCATTAATTGATGCTCAGCTCACGCAATCTCATAATTTATTGAGATCTTATGCTTCTTctcagcagcagcaacaacaacactcGCTTTCTCATCATGAAAGACAAGAGCTCGAtaattttttg GCACAGTATTTGTTAGTTTTGTGTTCGTTTAAAGAGCAGCTTCAGCAGCATGTCAGAGTCCATGCTGTTGAAGCTGTTATGGCCTGCCGTGAAATTGAGCAGAATTTACAGCTTCTTACAG GAGCAACCCTTGGAGAGGGAACAGGTGCTACAATGtctgatgatgaagatgaattACAAATGGATTTTTCATTAGATGTATCTGGAGGTGATGCACATGACTTAATGGGAATGGGATTTGGTCTTCCTACTGAATCTGAAAGGTCTTTAATGGAGAGGGTCAGACAAGAACTCAAAATTGAGCTCAAACAG GGATTTAGATCAAGAATTGAAGATGTGAGGGAGGAGATATTGAGAAAGAGAAGGGCAGGGAAGTTGCCTGGTGACACCACTACTGTTCTAAAGAATTGGTGGCAACAACACTCAAAATGGCCTTATCCAACT GAGGATGATAAGGCAAAACTAGTGGAAGAAACAGGATTACAGCTGAAGCAAATCAATAACTGGTTCATCAATCAAAGAAAACGCAATTGGCATAGCAATTCACAGTCTGTGACATCTCTAAAGTCCAAACGCAAGAGATAA